GCGACCCGGCCACGTACGCCGAGCTCGTCGTCCACTACCAGCCCATCGTGCACCTGCCCTCGGACCGGATCACCGGCCTGGAGGCGCTGGTCCGCTGGCAGCACCCCCGTCGCGGGCTGCTGCTGCCCGACGAGTTCGTCCCCCTGGCCGAGGAGACCGGGACCGTCGTGCCGATGAGCCGCTGGCTGCTGCACGAGGTCTGCCGGCAGGGCGCGGCCTGGTCGGCCGCGGGCACCCCGGTGGTCATCGGGGTCAACGTCTCCGCCCGGCACTTCGGCGCCGGGACCCTCGTGCAGGACGTGGTCGCCGCACTCACCGCCGCCGGCCTGCCGCCGTCCCAGCTGGTGCTGGAGCTGACCGAGACCGCGCTGGCCGACGAGCCGCACACGGTGGCCGCGCAGCTGCTGGAGCTCGACGCACTGGGCGTCAGCATCGCGGTCGACGACTTCGGCACCGGCTGGTCGACGCTGGCCCGGCTGCTCGCCCTGCCGCTGGACACCCTCAAGATCGACCGGTCGCTGCTGGACGCGGTCGACGGCATGAGCACCGACCAGGCGCACGGGGTGATGGCCGCCATCGTGGCGCTGGCCGACACCCTGGGCATCCGGGCGCTGGCCGAGGGGGTGGAGACCCCGGCGCACCTGGCCCGGGTGCGCGCGGCCGGCTGCGTCTTCGCCCAGGGCTGGCTGTTCGGCCGGCCGGTGCCGGCCGAGGAGCTGGGGCCGATGCTGGACGGGGTCGGGGAGCCGTGGGCGGACGTGGCCCGCGCGGGCTGACCGCGCGGCTGGGACGATCCCCGACGTGGCCTTCCCCGCGATCGCGCGTCGCTCCCGCCGGGCCACCTCCCCGGCGGGTCCCCCCTCCCGGGTGACCGCCCCGGCGGACCGGCCCTCCGGGACCACCGACGACACACCGACCCGGCACACTGCGGAGGTGACCGTGACCGAGAGCCCCGACGTCGAGAGCGGCTGGGAGCCCAGCACGGAGGCGTCGCCCGCCCGTCCGCGGCCCTCCCTGGACCTGCTGGTCTGGGACGCACCCAACATCGACATGACCCTGGCGACCGTCATCGGCGCCCGGCCCACCGCGGCGTCGCGCCCCCGGTTCGACGCCATCGCGTCCTGGTTCGTCAACGGCGCCGGCGACCCGGCCGGCAGCGGCTCCGACGACGTCGAGGCCTGCGTCTTCGCCAACGTGCCCCCGCAGCACGTCACCACCCTGCGCGGCTGGGTCGAGGCGCTGCGCAGCTTCGGCTACTCGGTCTTCGCCCGCCCCAAGAGCCGCCCGGACGACGACATCGACCAGTCGATGCTCGACCACATCGAGGTCCGCGCCGCCAGCCACGACCTGCGTCGGCTGGTCGTCTTCTCCGGTGACGGCCGCAACTTCGCCGAGCCGCTGGAGACCCTGGCCCGCAGCGGCACCGAGGTCGTCGTCGTCGCCTTCTCCGAGGTCGCCGGTTACGCGCTGAGCTCGGACCTGCTGCGCTTCGTCGACATCGAGGACGTCCCCGGCGCCTTCGCCGCCCCGCTGGACCGGGTCCGGCTGGACTCCCTGCCGGTGGACGGTGCCTGGCTGCGGCCGACCAAGAGCCTGCGCGAGGCGGCTGCGGCGTTCGTGGCGAAGCGGTCCACGTGAGCGCCGAGGAGGTCGGCACCACCACCGACCCGGACACCGGCGGCTTCTCCGCCGCCGTCCCCAGCCCGCGGGAGCCGGTCGACGACGACCCCACCCGCGGCAGCGTGCTGGTCCCGGGCGAGACCGTCTGGCGGATCGAGCGGGCCACCTCCCACGCGGTGTTCGTCGACGCCGCGGACTACTTCGCCACCCTCAAGCAGCTGATCCTGCGCGCGGAGAAGCAGGTGCTGTTCATCGGCTGGGACTTCGACCCGCGGATCCGGCTGGACCCCCGCACCCCCGGCAGGGGCCGCGACGACCGGGTCGGCCGGGTGCTGGAGCAGGTCGTGCAGGACAAGCCCGACCTGTTCGTCGGCGTCCTGCAGTGGGACCTGGGCATGTTCGAGGCCCTCGGCCGCGGTCTGGTGCCGATCGTGCTGCTGAACCGGCGCACCTCCGACCGCTTCCAGATGAAGGTCGACGCGCACCACCCGCTCGCCGGCGCGCACCACCAGAAGATCGTGGTGGTCGACGACTCGCTGGCCTTCGCCGGCGGCATCGACGTCACCGCCGACCGCTGGGACGACAGCCGGCACCTGGACCGCAACCGGTACCGGCACCGCCCCCGGTCCCGGCGCTCCACCCAGCCCTGGCACGACGTGACCAGCCTGGTGTCCGGGCCCGCGGCGAAGGCCCTGGGCGAGCTCGCGCGGCGGCGCTGGGCGGCCGGCACCGGCCAGCAGCTGGACCCGGTCGAGGGCATCGAGCACGCCTGGCCCGAGCAGGTGCCGGTGCTGCTGCGCGACGTCGACGTGGCCATCTCCCGCACCCGCCCGGAGTTCCGGGAGTGGGAGCTGGTGCACGAGATCGAGGACCTGTGGCTGGCCAGCATCGCCAGCGCGCAGACCTGCGTCTACATCGAGAGCCAGTACTTCGCCAACCGCCGGGTGGCCGAGGCCATCGCCGCCCGGCTCGGTGAGGACGACGGGCCCGAGTTCGTCGTGGTCAACCCCGAGACCGCCGACGGCTGGCTCGAGGAGAAGGCCATGGGCACCGCCCGGGCCAAGCTGCTGCGGATGGTCCGCGAGGCCGACGTGCACGGCCGGTTCCGGCTCTACGTCCCGGTCACCGCGACCCGGCAGCCGATCTACGTGCACGCCAAGGTGTGCGTCGTCGACGACCGGCTGCTGCGGATCGGGTCCTCCAACCTGAACAACCGCTCGATGGGCACCGACACCGAGTGCGACCTGACGATCGAGGCGACCGCCGACGACCCGCGGCGGGAGGAGATCGCCGGTTCCGTGCTCGGCATGCGCGACCGGTTGCTGGCCGAGCACCTCGACGTCACCCCCGACGAGGTGGCTGCCGCGATCGCCGGGCACGACGGCTCGCTGGTGGCGGCGGTGGAGTCCCTCGTGCGTGCCGAGGGCCGGTCGCTGGCGCCCTTCGAGATCCCCGAGCAGGGCCTGCTCGACACGGTGCTGGCCGACACCGAGCTGCTGGACCCCGAGACCACGCCCAACCGCGCCCAGCGGGTGGTCGCCCGGTTCCAGCGGCGCGGGCACCACGGCTGACCCGACCTCGGGGCCGGTGACCCCGGCGGGTTAGGGTCCCCTCACATGGACGGGGTGCCGCAGACCGCGGGGGCGTTGCTGCGTCGTGCGCTGCGCCGGCACCCCCGTCGGCTGGGGGCCGCCGTCCTCCTGCTGTCGGTGCACCAGGCCTGCGAGGCGCTGGTCCCGGTGGCCATCGGGGTCACCATCGACCGGGCGGTGGCGACCGGGTCGGTGCCGGCGCTGATCGCCTCGCTCGGTGGCACGGCGCTGCTGTTCCTCGTGCTGTCCCAGGCCTACCGGTACGGCGCCCGCAACGTGGTCACCGGCTGGTACCGGGAGAACCACCTGCTGCGGGTCGAGGTGACCGCCCGGGTGCTGGATCCCCGCGGGCTGCGGGGCGCGCCGCCCACCGGTGAGCTGCTCTCGATCGCCACCTCCGACGCGGAGAAGTCCGGCCGCGTGCTGGAGGCGGCCGCGATCGTCGTCGGCGGGACCACCGCGCTCGTCGTGTCCGCGGTGAGCCTGCTGCTGATCAGCGTGCCGCTGGGGGTCGGGGTGCTGCTGGGCGCGCCCCTGCTGGTCGCGGTCCTCCAGCTCCTCGCCCCCGTGCTCACCCGGCGCACCGCCACCCAGCAGGAGGACGTCGCCCGCACCGCGGGGCTGGCCACCGACCTGGTCCGCGGTGTCCGGGTGCTGCGCGGGATCGGGGCCGAGGACGCCGCCGCCGCGCGCTACCGGGCCACCAGCGCGACCGCGCTGGGCTCCACGCTGCGGACCGCCGGCGTGATCGGGGCCTACCGCGGTGCCACCGTGCTGGGCAGCGGGTTGTTCCTGGCCGCCGTGGCCGGCGTCGCCGGGGCGCTGGCGCTGGAGGGCCGGCTGTCGGTGGGTCAGCTGGTCACCGTCGTGGGGCTGGCGCAGTTCCTCGCCGAGCCGGTCGGCCTGCTGGGCTTCGCCGGGCAGAAGCTCGCCGAGGCCCGGGCCTCCGCGGCCCGGGTGGTCGGGGTGCTCACCGCGCCGCCGCTGCACCCGGCCGGGGTCGTGCCCGCCCCCGGCCCGGGTGCCCTGGAGCTGCGCGGCCACGGGTTCCACGTGGAACCGGGCCAGGTGCTGGGGGTGGTCGCCCCCGACCCCGCCGACGCGGAGGGGCTGGTCGGCCTGCTGGCCGGCCGACGCCCGGCCGACCCCGGTGAGCTGCTGCTCGACGGCGTCGACGTCGGCACGTTGGACCCCGGCACCGTCCGGGCCGCGGTGCTGGTCGAGCCGCACGCGGTGGTGCTGTTCGAGGGCACCCTCCGGACCGCGGTCGACCCCGCCGGGGACGCCGACGACGACCGGCTGACCGGGGCGCTGGCCGCGGCCGGCGCCGCCGACCTGACCGACCTGGAGCTGGCGGTGGCCGACCGCGGGCGCTCGCTGTCCGGGGGCCAGCGGCAGCGGGTCGGGCTGGCCCGGGCGTTGCTGCGCGACCCCCCGGTGCTGGTGCTGCACGACCCCACCACCGCCGTCGACGCGGTGACCGAGGAGACCATCGCCGAGGGGCTCACCCGGCTGCGCCGGACCCGCACCACCGTGCTGGTCACCAGCAGCCCGGCCCTGCTCGGCCGGTGCGACCACGTGGTCGTGCTGGCCGGCGGCCGGGTCCGCACCCGCGGCACGCACACCGAGCTGACCGCCGACGCCGACTACGCCGCGGCGGTGCTGCGGTGAGCGTGCCGGTGCCCGGGACCACCGACCAGCTGCTGCCGATCGCCACCGGCCGCCGCGCCGCGCAGGTCGTCGGTGCCCACCTGCGGGAGCGGCCGTGGGTCAGCGCGCTGACCGCGCTCACCGCGGTGGCCGCCTCCGCGGCCGGGCTGATCGCCCCCTGGGTGCTGGGCCGGCTGGTGGACGCCGTGGGGGGTGGCGGCTCGGTCTGGCCCTACGTCGGCGGGCTGCTGGGTGCCGCGGTGCTGGTCGCCGTCCTCACCGGGCTGTCGGCGCTGCTCATCGCCCGGCTCGGGGAGACCGTGCTGGCCCGGCTCCGCGAGGCCGTGGTCGACCGCGCGCTGCACCTGTCCTCGGCGACCCTGGACCGGGTGCGCGGCGGGGACCTGCTCTCCCGGGTCGGGGACGACGTGGCGAAGGTGGCCGACTCGGTCACCAGCGGGCTGCCCCAGGTCGCCGGCGCCGGGCTCACCGTGCTGCTGACCGTGGTCGGGCTGGGCGCGCTGGACGGGCGGCTGGCACTGGCCGGTCTGGTGGCCATCCCGCTCTACGTCCTCGCACTGCGCTGGTACCTCCCGCGCTCGGCCCCCCGGTACGCCGCCGAGCGGGTCGCGATGGGCGAGCGGTCCCAGGCGCTGGTCAGCTCCGTGCAGGGCGCGGACACCGTGCACGCCTACGCCGACGAGCAGCGCCACCGTGACGTCGTCACCGACCGCTCGGCCCGGGCGCTGGACATCGGGGTCGGGGTCTTCCGGCTGTTCACCGACTTCGGCTGGCGGATGAACCGGGCCGAGTACGTGGGCCTGGCCGCCGTTCTCGGGGTGGGGTTCGCGCTGGTGCGCAGCGGGGACGTGACCGTCGGCGCGGTGACCACCGCCGCGCTGCTGTTC
This sequence is a window from Geodermatophilaceae bacterium NBWT11. Protein-coding genes within it:
- a CDS encoding phospholipase, producing the protein MLVPGETVWRIERATSHAVFVDAADYFATLKQLILRAEKQVLFIGWDFDPRIRLDPRTPGRGRDDRVGRVLEQVVQDKPDLFVGVLQWDLGMFEALGRGLVPIVLLNRRTSDRFQMKVDAHHPLAGAHHQKIVVVDDSLAFAGGIDVTADRWDDSRHLDRNRYRHRPRSRRSTQPWHDVTSLVSGPAAKALGELARRRWAAGTGQQLDPVEGIEHAWPEQVPVLLRDVDVAISRTRPEFREWELVHEIEDLWLASIASAQTCVYIESQYFANRRVAEAIAARLGEDDGPEFVVVNPETADGWLEEKAMGTARAKLLRMVREADVHGRFRLYVPVTATRQPIYVHAKVCVVDDRLLRIGSSNLNNRSMGTDTECDLTIEATADDPRREEIAGSVLGMRDRLLAEHLDVTPDEVAAAIAGHDGSLVAAVESLVRAEGRSLAPFEIPEQGLLDTVLADTELLDPETTPNRAQRVVARFQRRGHHG
- a CDS encoding ABC transporter ATP-binding protein, yielding MSVPVPGTTDQLLPIATGRRAAQVVGAHLRERPWVSALTALTAVAASAAGLIAPWVLGRLVDAVGGGGSVWPYVGGLLGAAVLVAVLTGLSALLIARLGETVLARLREAVVDRALHLSSATLDRVRGGDLLSRVGDDVAKVADSVTSGLPQVAGAGLTVLLTVVGLGALDGRLALAGLVAIPLYVLALRWYLPRSAPRYAAERVAMGERSQALVSSVQGADTVHAYADEQRHRDVVTDRSARALDIGVGVFRLFTDFGWRMNRAEYVGLAAVLGVGFALVRSGDVTVGAVTTAALLFHRLFGPLGLLLFSFDDVQSAGASLVRMVGVADLPAVPDREPARTPHRPAVELRGVTHGYGDGPPVLTDVELRLAPGERVALVGASGAGKTTLAGVLAGGLTPRAGTVLLDGAPADLRAHVGLVSQEVHVFAGTLADDVRLARPGASDTEVRAALAVVGADWAQLDDRVGEGGRELTAPQAQQLALARLVLADPPVAVLDEATAEAGSAGARDLEEAALAATAGRTTLVVAHRLTQAARADRVVVLEAGRVVEEGTHAELVAAGGRYAGLWSAWTARG
- a CDS encoding NYN domain-containing protein; protein product: MAFPAIARRSRRATSPAGPPSRVTAPADRPSGTTDDTPTRHTAEVTVTESPDVESGWEPSTEASPARPRPSLDLLVWDAPNIDMTLATVIGARPTAASRPRFDAIASWFVNGAGDPAGSGSDDVEACVFANVPPQHVTTLRGWVEALRSFGYSVFARPKSRPDDDIDQSMLDHIEVRAASHDLRRLVVFSGDGRNFAEPLETLARSGTEVVVVAFSEVAGYALSSDLLRFVDIEDVPGAFAAPLDRVRLDSLPVDGAWLRPTKSLREAAAAFVAKRST
- a CDS encoding ABC transporter ATP-binding protein is translated as MDGVPQTAGALLRRALRRHPRRLGAAVLLLSVHQACEALVPVAIGVTIDRAVATGSVPALIASLGGTALLFLVLSQAYRYGARNVVTGWYRENHLLRVEVTARVLDPRGLRGAPPTGELLSIATSDAEKSGRVLEAAAIVVGGTTALVVSAVSLLLISVPLGVGVLLGAPLLVAVLQLLAPVLTRRTATQQEDVARTAGLATDLVRGVRVLRGIGAEDAAAARYRATSATALGSTLRTAGVIGAYRGATVLGSGLFLAAVAGVAGALALEGRLSVGQLVTVVGLAQFLAEPVGLLGFAGQKLAEARASAARVVGVLTAPPLHPAGVVPAPGPGALELRGHGFHVEPGQVLGVVAPDPADAEGLVGLLAGRRPADPGELLLDGVDVGTLDPGTVRAAVLVEPHAVVLFEGTLRTAVDPAGDADDDRLTGALAAAGAADLTDLELAVADRGRSLSGGQRQRVGLARALLRDPPVLVLHDPTTAVDAVTEETIAEGLTRLRRTRTTVLVTSSPALLGRCDHVVVLAGGRVRTRGTHTELTADADYAAAVLR